TAGCCCCCCCCCACTCCAAAAAAAAAACTTTTTTCTAATAACATCTAACTCACATTGCATTAACCGGTAAGATAAATCAACTTTAATCAGTCCAAATAGAAAAAAGTACATAGTCTCGACTCTCACGATTTACTTCAAATGTAATCAAAGTATAATCTTACAAAATTGAAAAAAAACAAAACAGTTTTGAGGTTTGAATTCATATTGATTTTGGGTTTGGACTATTTACGTGTCTTGTGACGTGTAGTAATTCATTTCTGTTCATGTGATGTACGCTTGAGAATTTGACGAATCATGTCTTCTTTGTAGATGATGTCTTCTTCAAGCAAGGAATCAAAGAGGAGGATGGGATGTCTCGAATAACTTTGTACCATCTCTTTGTTGTAGGCTTCTTTGTTTCCTGATCAGTACTTGTTATTTTATTTTCAGAGTGTGTTTCCACATCTAGCAGCAGTACCTCAAGACTTTCCATCTTTTTTTTTTTAATTAAAAAGTCACTACAAAAGTTATAGATACGAAGCTGTAAAGTAAAACTGAGCTTATTCAATGTAGCTGACCATGATGTATCCAAAATTATTTGGATCAAGCTCTTTCATGATCATTGCTGCATATTTATCAACCATGTTCTGTGTGGTGGATTGATTGTTTGCGGATGCAGTAAGCCTTATAAACTGTGTGAAGAACAAAAAGAAAAAGAAAACATAACACAGTTTACCAAATTTCCCAAAAACTTAAAGAGAAAATCTACAAGCTTCCTCTTTACCTGTTTAAGTTCTTCTTCTGATAGTCTACCATCACCATCCTTATCTGCCCTGCATTTCACAAACTCTATTGATTCAACTTTATAACTCAATCTCTGATCACTCCCATAGATCTTGTAGAGATAAATAAAACGAAAGACTTAGTTAAACAAACACCCTTACATGTCAAAGAACATCCTAATTCTGGAGTCAAAGCATTGATCATTTATTTGACACCATAATTCCAATAGTTCACTTTTACTAACCCCCTCACATGATATATCTCTTTGTCTTGCCAATGTGTAAAACAATCCCAAGGCAAATTCCTTCGAGTTTATACCTGCAATATTAATATTTTTTTTTTTAGACTTATATGATTTTGCTTTTTAATAAGATGTATATAAACTCTATATAGTTATGCAGTTTGATTTACCTAGGCATTCACCAAAATTTAACGGATCCAGCAGTCCACCAGTTTTGGCAGTCATCTTATCAAACCGCCTCTCGACGGCGATCCAACCAGCATCGGTCATGCTGATGAACATTTTAAGACCTTTCAAGGCCTCTGACGAATCAAACTTCGATCTTGATGGTTCATCGAGTGTACGACGATTCACCACAGACTTCTTCCTCGACCCTTGCCGCCTCCGTACCATCGGCTCTGTGTTCTCCTCGACGACCACGTTGTCTCCCTGAATGTCTAGCGTGATGGTCACGTACTCCGTTGCGTCCTCAGGGCTTTTAATCTCCGGATTTTGGTGGATCGGTGGTGACGATGATCCGCTCATCGAATCTCTGTGGGGTATTAAGTCGTTGCTCCAGTCATCTCCCTCCGGGTTATAGTCGGTCACGTCAAAGCTCACTGGTCTCTCCATATCACGCTCTGCCTGAAAATTTTAGTTCCTTTTGGACAAGAAAGTTAACCTGGGAATTGATGATTTCTTGGAATACAAAAACATGATTGTTTTGTTTTTTTCTTGCATTTCAAGTCAACGATTAAACTTGTTGGGATAACAGAACTAGTCTTACGAAAATATAGTTTTTTTTTCTACTTAAGTCTTTTGTTTTGGTCAAACACGAATACTTGTCTTTTTTTTTTGAAACACAAACTTTTAATTAATTCGATCAAGTAATGTTTGGTGGTACAATAAATGCAGTTTCATCTGCCAAAACTTGTTTAGCTAAATTATCTGCTACAACATTGTTTATCCGGGAGATCCATTGGAAGGAAATAGCTTCGAAAGCTGAAGCAATTGCGTTGATGTCTGCAGTGATACCATATAGCTCTGAAGCCTCAGTAACAGCCGTAACTGCTTGGATCAGCTGTTTCGAGTCCGATTCACAGCAGATACGTGTATATCCAAGCTCCTTACACTTCGTGACAGCTTCCAGGAGTGCAAGTCCTTCCGCTGCAAGAGAAGATCCGACGAAGTACGCCGGAACCGAGAAGGATCGAGTCCTGTTCTGATCCGATACAGTCCAGCCGAAGCCCGCTAGCATCAGATCCTCCCTCCAAGCCGCATCCGAACGAACCAAAGCACAGTTTTCAGGGACTAGTGTTTGTCCTGCAACACTTATGTGTTCAGTAGAT
This sequence is a window from Brassica oleracea var. oleracea cultivar TO1000 chromosome C1, BOL, whole genome shotgun sequence. Protein-coding genes within it:
- the LOC106313295 gene encoding respiratory burst oxidase homolog protein C-like, whose translation is MERPVSFDVTDYNPEGDDWSNDLIPHRDSMSGSSSPPIHQNPEIKSPEDATEYVTITLDIQGDNVVVEENTEPMVRRRQGSRKKSVVNRRTLDEPSRSKFDSSEALKGLKMFISMTDAGWIAVERRFDKMTAKTGGLLDPLNFGECLGINSKEFALGLFYTLARQRDISCEGVSKSELLELWCQINDQCFDSRIRMFFDMADKDGDGRLSEEELKQFIRLTASANNQSTTQNMVDKYAAMIMKELDPNNFGYIMMESLEVLLLDVETHSENKITSTDQETKKPTTKRWYKVIRDIPSSSLIPCLKKTSSTKKT